CGCAACACCAAGGCGGCCGAGTCAGAGGACTGGACCGTGGTCCGCGTTTGGGAGTGCGAGATCCGCACCGATGTCGAGCAGGCCGCGCTCAGGGTGTACAAAGCTTGCACCGAGCAGCCCTCCTGATCGTCTCTTCCAGCGTGCTCCCCCTACGCCGATGTCTGCTTCCCATCTCCGCGCTTCTTGACCTCTGATTCCCCGTTGCCCTTTGTGGTCATTGAGACGTCTGAGGCGTCGGACTTCCGCTTGCAGTGTTTACTCAACGGGCATTCGGAGCAGATCGGTTCACGCGCGCTGCAGACGGTGTTGCTGATGAGACGCAACGCAGCCATGCGGAGCGGTGCGTCCTCGCCCCCGGCGCCCACGAGCCTCACCAGGTTGACCCGGCCGTCACTGAGTCTGTTCGTACGGTCTGCGTCGCTGTCGTTCAGGCGTGCGGCAACCCGTAGCGCCCCCTGGCCCACCCAGAGGAGGTCCTCGCCCACCAGCAGGCGATAGAGCGACGCTTCGGCCGGCTTGAGGGCGAGGCGCTTGGGAATCTCAAGACGCCTGTTCTCCTGCCAGGCGGCTACATCGTCGACGAGGGGAGCAAGCCGTTCCAGTCGTGTCCTGACCTTCTCGGAGGGGGCTGCTTCCAAGAGATTCTGGAAGGCTTTGGACGTGAGGGTCTTGCGCCATCTCACGTCCTTCAGGATTTCGTCCAGTTGGGCTGCCGACGGTTTGGCGCCGGAGAGAAGCGCAATCACGGCTGCCGCGAGCTGCGACATCTGCTCGCCGGGGAGGTGGCACCAGTCGTCGCCGTTCCGCCTCTCCCGGGCCCAGGCCACCAGCTCCTCCCTGACCTGCCGCCAATGCGGCTGTAGTCCTCCGAGCTGTGCCTGCACGCCTTCCATGGGTGCGAGTGCCTCGGCTGCTGCCTTGCCCAGCAGCGGTGGCACCGCATTTCCGATCTGCCGGAAGGCGTCGCTACGGGTGCCGGCGAACCGGAACCAGTCCGGGAACGTCTGCACCCGGGCCGCCTCACGCACAGTGAGTGTTCGGGGCTCGTCTGGGTGGATGTACCAGTAGCCGTCCTTGGCGATATGCGCAGTGATGGAACGGCTGCGCTCGCCCCAGGCCAGCTTCTTGTACTTGTCCGTGAAGTTCTCGGCACTGTAGCGACGGAACTCTTCCGGAATATCCGAGTACAGGGTCTTGGAGTCCATGTGCTCGGAGAAGATCTTCCAGTCGTCGTCTCGGACCCGGCGCGTCATGTGGTCCCAGACAAGCCCCTCCGGGGCGCCCTTACGCATCATCTCCACGAAGGCGGAGGGAGCCTCTGGCATGCGGTAGGGCATCTCTCGTTTGCCGACGCGTTCCGTGGGCTGCGGATTGAGGCCGGGAAGGTCGCCGATCGCCTCACGGAGGTTGGTGAAGCCGTCCTGCTTCGGCTGCCAGTCGAAGCGCTCGACGTCGTTCCTCGCGAGCAGGATCAGGCGCTTCCGGTGCTGCGGAACACCGTAGTGCCAGGCGTCGACAAGGCGGACCTGCGTGGCGTACCCAAGATCCTCCAGATGCTGCTCGATCGTGCGCACCACGAAGAAGTCGTCTCCGAGCCCCATGTCTGGCACGTTCTCCATGAGGATGGCCCGGGGCCTGACACGCGTCACAACGTCCATGTAGGCGCGCCACAGTTCCTTGCGAAGATCCTCCGGGTCCCGCTTGTGGTTCGTCACAAGATCCCGGATCTTGCTGCGTCCGGCGCGGCTGAAGGGCTGGCAGGGAGGCCCGCCTGCGATCAGGTCGATGTCAGCAGTCTTCAGGAGCTCAACCAAGCGGTCACGCTCGTCAGGGTTACCGAGGTCCATGTGGAGACTCATGCCGGGAAAGTTCGCCGCATGGGTCTCCAGAGCGCGCTCGTCGAAGTCGACGGCAGCCGCGACCGTCCAACCCGCCTGCTTCACGCCGTAGCTCAGACCACCGGCTCCGGAGAAAAGGTCGACGGCGAGCCGCTTGCCCTTACCGTGGGTCTTCAGCCATTTCCGGAAGTCCTCCGGAGAGCAGCTCTCCTCGTGCCGTTCGAGCGGAAGGTAGTCGCTCCGCTCCAGGGGTACGCCGTACTTCCCCTTCTCCACAGCACAACCTCCAACACGCACGAGACGAACGAGCACCAGGAGATCACGGACACACTCGCGGAAGCAACAATTCCGACGAGGTCGAGCCTCCCGAACACCCGGCATCCACCTGGCTCGATCCGCCAGTGGGCTTCATGATCGGTAAGGTTCGCCCACTGTGTCTTCGAGATGATGTTTCTGGCACACCCTTGAAATGATCGATCGTACGGGATGCCACCGACAGCTCGATCAGGGGCCTCGCGCACAACCGTCCCGTTCCACCCGTTACGCCCCAACGGATCCGCCCGCCAGAAGGCACGCCCGAGTGATTCATTTCCCTGGTTGGCGCCGCTCTAGAGCGGTTTTCAGCCACTCCTGAGCAAGGATGTCCTCAGCCGCACGGCTACGCACGGGCCGTCATCCGCAACGTCGATAGAATCTGCCTCCGTCCCGCCGCGCTGAGGGCTGGACCGGAACGGACCGAAAGTGGGGCCCAGTTGGATTCGGAGGGCACGGAAGCGTATCTCCGGCCGCGCGCGCGGTTGATGAGCACCTTGGGCGAGGAACTGATCAGCAACGAGCGTGTGGCGCTCACCGAACTGGTGAAGAACTCCTACGACGCTGATGCCAGCCTCGTACTGATCCGCTTCAACCCACCGCTCGAGGAGGGGCAAGGCTCGATCGAAGTGTGGGACGACGGGCACGGTATGTCCCCGGACACGGTGCGCGGTACCTGGATGGAGATCGCCACTCCGCACAGGCACCGGAACCACCGCAGCGAGTCGGGCGGGCGGCGTGTGCTCGGAGCCAAGGGCATCGGTCGGTTCGCAGCCGCCCGCTTGGCCCATGTCACTACCATCACCACGCGACGTGTCAACGAGCCAGAGGTCACCCTCCGGATCAACTGGGGCAACTTCACGCAGGGTGACGCCTACCTGGACGAGGTTCCGGTCACCTGGTCCACAGCCTCGCCGTCCGTCTTCGCCGTGGGCGGCGAGGCGGAGCGGAACTTCGCCGAGGTCGTCAGGGGGTTCCAGACAGCTTCGGCCGGCGCGTCGGTTGGTCACGGAACCGTAGCCCGACTCGAGAAGCTACGGATGCCCTGGGGGCCCGACGCCGTCGAGGCCCTCAAGCGCTCCCTGTCACGGCTCCTGCCCCCGCCGCCTCCCGCTGAGTTGTCGGTGCCGGACCAGCCGGAGTTCGCCATCTACGTAGACACCCCTGACGGTCCGCTCCGCCACCACGCCGGCTTCGTGGCCGCCAGCGAGACACTGGCCCACCCGCTCTACCGGCTCGTCGGCACTGTGGACGCCGTCGGGAACGCGCACCTGGCCGTCTACGCCAGCGGGGACGAGCCCGTGGAGGTCGTCGAGGAGAACCTCCGGAAGGACTCGGACAGGCCGTCCTGCGGACCACTGAAGCTGGACTTCCGCGTATGGGACCTGGAGAAGTCGGCGCTGGAGCCGCTCTTCCACATCGACACCGGGTCGAAGAACCTCACCGAGGTGCGGAAGCTCATCCGGGACAACAGCGGCGTGGCCCTGTACCGGGACGGGTTCCGTGTCCAGCCGTTCGGCGAACCGGGCTACGACTGGCTCGGGTTCGACCAGCGACGTGTCAACAACCCGACGATGCGACTGTCCAACAACCAGGTTGCCGGATTCGTCTACATCTCGGCGGACGAGAACCCGGGCCTCCAGGACCGGTCGCACCGGGAAGGGCTGATCGACAGTCCGGAGTACGAGGAACTGAAGACGGTCATACTGCAGGCGATCTCGAAACTCGAGATCCAGCGCTACAAGTTGCGCCGCCCGGAATCCGCGGTGAAGACGACGAGCCAACTCCTGGTCAGCCCGCCCCAAGCGGGAGGCCACGGAGTCTTCCAGAGCTTCAACTTGGATCCGCTACGGCAGGTCGCCACCGAACGGTATCCGAACGATGTCGTCCTGGGACGCGCCATCGAGGAAGCCACGGCGACGATCAACGAAGGTGTGCGCAAGGTCCAGGAGATCATCTCCCAGTTCTCCCGGCTCGCGACGCTGGGCACCCTCGTCGACGTCGTGCTCCACGACGGCCGGACCGCACTGGCCCGCATCGCATTCGACCTTCGTCGACTCAGGAAGATCACGGGGAAGGTCGAGGTCCACGACACGGACCTATCCGGCGCGCTCGGAGAGCTGCACACGGATTTCACCGCGCAGGAGAGGGCTCTCGACCGGCTGTTCACCCGCATCGAGCCCCTCAGCGGTCGGCAGCGTGGGCGTCCCCGCGAACTCTCGCTTCACCAGAGCATCTCCGAAGCTGTCTCCGTGCTGGAATCCGAGATCGCCAAGCACGGTGTGATCGTGACTATCGGCGGGGAGGACGTGACGGTCACGGCCGAGCCGGGTGACATCAGGACGCTCGTGCTCAATCTCGTGAACAACGCGGTGTATTGGCTGTCAACGACGCCCAGCGAGACGGAACGCGAGATCCTTATCGAGACCGAGCGCGCCCAAGAGGGCGAAGCCGACGTGGTGGACATCACGGTCAGCGACAGCGGGCCCGGGGTGCGCGAGGAGATCAAGGACCTGATCTTCGACACCTATTTCAGTGACAAGCCGGACGGTATCGGTCTCGGCCTCAGCATCGCGGGCAGCGTCGTGAAGGATTTCTACGACGGTGACCTGTGGCTGGTAAGCCCCGGCGCCCTCTCCGGCGCGAGTTTCCGGGCACGACTGCGAAGGAGAGTTGGGTGACGACGCCGGACGTTGCGTACCGCGTACTCATCGTCGATGACGACGCCAAGATGACCGAGGACCTCCGGGAACTCCTCGCCGACGAGCTCACGGACCTGGGGGGCATCGAGTTCGAGGTCGAGCAGGACTTCGCCAGCGCGGAGGAGCGACTGAACCACGAGGACTTCGACTTGGTCATCCTCGATGTCCGGGATGCCGCTGACGGCAGCCCGTCTGCGGATATAGAAGGACGCGGACGTGAGCTCTACAAGAAGATCGCCAGCGTCAGGTGGGTACCGGTGGTCTTCTTCACCGGCGTCCCTCAGCAGGTGCGTGCCTTGGAGGAGCCTCCTCTCATCCGTGTGGTGACGAAGAACGCTTTGGACGACATCGCCCCTGCGGTCCGAGAGGGGCTGCTTTCAGGCGTGCCGGCGTTGACGCGTCGCATCTCCGGTCTGGTCGAGCGCCAGGTCCGCGATTTCATGCGCGACGTCGTTGCACCGCACTGGAACGAGATGGCGGCCGCCGACCCGAACGAGATCGCTCCCGTCATCGTCAACCGCCTCGCGGCCTGGCTCAGGGAGAACGGTCTCCGCGAGCTGGATCGCGTCGTGGACGGCGACCTCGTCGCAATAACAGGGCGGTCCGCGGCAGCACGCGTCTATCTGATGCCTCCTGTGACCCACCACCTCACGGCGACCGACCTCCTCGTCGATCCCCAAGGCGGTTGGTGGCTGGTCATCACCCCAGCGTGTGACCTCTACGAGGACCATCCGGACGCGAAGGTTGAGAAGCCTCGCAAGGCGAAGGTCCAGTACGTACACCTGGCCAAGGCGGACCGCGTGTTCACCGACGACGGGGACGGCTCTGAGTCCCCGCCCATCACCGCCTGGCTGTCGAGCGCCAAGAGCAACAAGGATAAGGGCCCCGCTCAGCGTGCCTTCAGGGTCGATGACAACCGCTATCGTGCACTCCCTCGCTATCTCGACGTCCCGGACTTGGTGATCGACTTCGAGAACGTCAGATCGGTATCGCTTGATGAGGCACGGGATTGGAAGAGGGTCGCCACGCTGGACAGCCCCTTTTCTGAATCAATGCTGATTGCGTACAGCCGATCCGTTGGCCGCATCGGGACGCCGGACCTCAGTTTCGACGACGTACAGGTGCGGCTCGGGCTCGCGAAGCCGAAATCCGAGCCTGTTCCCATTCAACCGTCCTCCAGCCCGCCGAACGGCGCGGTGCTCAACCCCTGAGTTCCGCACCGTTTGGCCCTTAGGGCCCGGAACCGTCATCTCAGTGGTGCTGTGAGGATGGGATCGGGATTCACTCTGCCATCCACTGGTGCGCCGTCCACGGCACCCGCACAAGCACGGCTGCGCCGTCCCAGTGGCGATGTTCTGAAGCCTTAGGTGGCCGACGCGCGTCGGCTCCTCTGAACGTGCGGAGGAGTTCCTGGGGGTTCCCACTCCTGCGTGGGCGATCACCGGGTTGCTCTTCTGTGACGACGTCAACTGCGCCCCGTTGATGGTTGGTTGATGGAACCCAGGTAGCGGGCGAGAGGGAGCTGGGCTAGACCGAGCGCCCCGTTGCGACTGGCTTGGATATGTCGCCAGCTCCCGTCCGCTGTCAGTGCCGTGAGACATGATTGGAGGCATGATTCCTTCGGTCGGTTAGGAGCCTCCGTGATCCCAGTTGTGGACATAGAGATTGACCCCACGTTTCCCGCCAACGTGGCACTCGGTCTACCCCCCGAGGACGAGATCGATGAAGAGGGGTACGGTTTCTTTCGGGGCGTCTGGGACATCGGCGACGTGAGCCACGAGGAAGCCGTCATCATGGTCAAAGAGGAACGGCGCCTTGCCAGCCTGGTTGACCTTGCCGCGTCAACTCACGCTGACTTCGAGGCAATCGCCAGAGCCTTGGAGGCCAACGACCCGGACTGTCTGCCAGCAGGTTTTGCCGCCGAGCATCCCGAGAGCGAGATAGTCGAACTCGTTGGGGGCGGCTATGACGCCGAACCGCTTCTCGGCTCCTTGGAGCTTGGCGTGGCGGGTCTCTCGTACGCCCTCACATCCGTTGGTTGCTTCACTGCAGCAAGCTGCCGGAGTCACCTGTCCCATCACTCATGGTCTGAACGTCCCATCGTCTACTTCGCAGCGGAGCGCCCGACCGCCCACTGGCTGACACCGTTGGTTCGCGACACCGGGTGCGGATTCGGGGATGGCAGCGGCCACGGACGGTTGTTGTTCGTGGAAGCGCCGTCGATCGCGAACTTCATGGACTTGGCCGACCGGATAGTCGGTCAGGTGGAGCGACAGTCACCTCGTAGGTGAGTAGCTGTTGTTGTACCGGACCTGAGCTTGTTGTTTTGATCTCCGCGTACGAGCCTCGTTCGGAACGCGGAGGTCAAGAAACAAGCTAAGCCCCCCAACAAGCTCCAAGTCTTCGTCTGTGGGTGGAGGTATGCGGGAGGGGGTCTGACCTGCGGTGGGGCGGAGGCCGGTGAGCCCATTGAACGCGCCCGGATGCCCACGAACGAGACCACCGATCCGTGGGTTCTGCCTGGTTAACGGGCTCCCAGGGCCTCGGAGAAGGCTGCGATGATCGTTTCCCGTTGAATGGTGGTGCTGTGTACCCGTGCCACACGGTTGAGCGGGCAGCGTTCCCTGACTACTGTGCTGTTTCCGGCGCCGATCCGTGTTCCAGGTAGGCGGTTATGCCGTGGGCGCGGGCCTGGATCCCGGCGGTGATCCGGCGTACGAGGCGGGGGATACTGAGCTCTGGCAGTTGCTCGGCGTGGTGGAAGTCGTAGCTGCGGAGCTCGTCGGCTTGCAGCGCGATCTGCTGGCGTTGGTCCGCGCTGAGACGGCCGCCGTCGAAGAGGTAAAGGACCTTGTCTCCCTCTCCTGGATTCGGTGCCCAGTCCACGACGAGCAGGCGGCCGATGTGTGGCTTGATACCCAGCTCTTCGTGGACTTCGCGTACGCAGGCTTGTCGGGGAGACTCCCCATGCTCGACGTATCCGCCGGGGATGTCGCGGTAGTCCTTGTACGAGGGTTCGACGAGCAGGACTCGGTCGGCGTCGTCGAAGAAGAGTGCGCCGGCTGCCATGCGCGGGTGGGCCATCTTCGCTTCGTGCTCGTTCTCACTCACGGGACGGACTCTAACCGCCGACGACGCCGAGCCTGCGTGCCAGGTCTGCCACCGGCTGGGACGGGCGGCCTCGGGTACCTCGGATCCAGCCGATGACCAGTTCCCGGCTCAGGTAGTGGTGGCGCACCTGCTCGGGGGCAGCCTGTTCGGCGTCCAGCAGGGTGGCCAGGGCTTCGTCGGTCCGGTTCCAGGCGCTGAGTGCTCGGGCGACTTCCAGGTTGTGCCTCACGCGGCGTTCCACCGGCAAGCCGCTGGTGTCGATGCGTTGTCCGAGGTCCGCCGCTATCTGGATGTCTCCGAGCTCTCCGGCGGTGGCGACGCAGTGGATGGCCACGTTCGTCGGGCCGAAGGCCGTCCACAGGTGGTTGGCATCGGTGCCCAGCCGCTGTGCGGCTTCGTCGGCTTCTCGAAGGAAGGTCTGCGTCGTCGCCCGGTCCTCGGCTCGGGCGGCTGCCATGGCGCCGGCGAGGAAGAGGGTGCCGTAGACCGAGAGGTATTCGTCGTTCGCGGTGTCCAGGCCGGGCTGCATCACCGCCGCCGCATCGTTCACCAGCTGGACCGCCGGGGCGAAGCGCCCGGTGGCCAGCAGGCAGTGTGTGACCGCCCGGAAGAGCGAGCCCGTCACCGCGCTCTGGCCGCTGTGCTGCGCGGCCGCCAGGCCGCGGTCGGCGGCGATCCATGCCAGCTCCGACTCCCCGACCTTGCCCAACACCATGGCCGCGCCTTGGTAGGTCAGGGCGAGTAGGGCATGTGCCTCCTCCCTATTACGCCCCGAGTACCCGCGGGATGCGGCGAGGGCATCGGCCAGTACGAGGGGAAGTCGTCGCGTGGCGAAGCCGTAGCGAGACGCCTGATAGGCGTCGAGGATCTCCTTCACGTTGGCCCGAAGGTCCTTCAGGGCGGGCGGTTCGTCATCGGGCGGAGGTACGAGCAGCGGCGTGAGCTGCTTGTAGTCCATGAGCGCTTCGCGCAGGGCGGGGACCGTGCGGCGGCCGCTGTCGTTCGACCACTCCATGAGGGTCGGTTCGGCGAGCAGGTCTCCGAGGGAGACGTCGAGGGCCTCGGCGAGTGAGGTGATCACCGAGAGCCGGTCGAGCTCGATCCGATTGTTCTCCGCTTTGCTCAGCCAGTCCGTGGTCCGCCCGACAAGGCCGGCCAGGACTTCTTGGGAGAGGCCGCGTCGGCGCCGGTACCAAGCGACGCGCTCGCCGATGGTCAGGTTCTCTGTCATCCCTCGCATGTCCTGAGCATCACCTCGTGGCCGGAATCGACCCCGGAAGGATTTTCCGGGGTGCTGCGGGGTGCCGTACCTACTGTCGCAGTAGATCGAAAAGGCCGCCGGGCAATGTGGTCAACTCCCTTCGCTTCGGCTGGCTTTGGTGATCGGTCCTGCTTCTCACATGGGAGCAGGGCACGGCTCGCTGATACGGACTGGGGGTGTGGAGGGTGCGCAGCACGAATTCGGCGGAGCCGTGGACCGAGCAGGGTCTCGGCCCGTTCGGCCCGGCAGCTCTCAAGCCGTACTCCAGAACGCGGTTCGCCACGGACGGCAGTGCTTTGTTGAAGATCTACGTGGGCATCGACCCCGAAGGCCGGCGCCAGCGCGAGGTCGCGACGGTCGAGCGCGCTGCCCCGTTGGGTATCGCGGTCCCAGCCGTCCTGGCCACGGGAAACGATGAGGCAGGGTCTTGGACGGCATTCCGGGTGGTGGATGGGACGCCGTGCTCGGTAAGCACGCACTCAGCGATTGAGGAGTACATCGGTCACGTCGCGGCTGTGAGTCGCAGGCTGCACCGGCCTGTTGCCGACGCCACTCCCGGATCTGGCTGGGAAGCTCGACGAGCCGGTGTCGTTTCCTCGCACCAGTTCCTGCTCGATCAGTTCTCTCCTCGCTGCCGGTCGCTGCCCTGGTGGGCGGTGCTGAGTGAGGCCCTCCAACCGATCGATTCCCATCCGGTCGTTCGCCTGCATGGTGATCTCAAGCCCGAGCACCTCCTCATCGACGGTGAGCGCCTGCACGTCGTCGACTGGGAGGCGAGCGCCTGCGGACCGGCCGTACTCGACTACACCGACGTGGTCTTCCATCTCGTGCGCGACCTGCTGTACGGGGGCATGCCGCCCGCACGCGTCCCGGTCGATCTCCTGATCCGGTTGCCGTTTGGCGGGCCGGTCCTGGCCTGGCGCCTGCTCCTCTGGCTCGATCGCCGTCGGACGCAGGACATCGACCTCATCACCGCCCACGACGTCTATCGACTCGCTGCCGAGGAACAGGTGGCCTCCGCGTACCGGTCACTCGCTCAGACGGTCGCGCTTCTCCGCGCTGCCGGCGTCCCTCGCTGAATCCTCCGCTCCACCGCTCGTCCAGGCGTGCTGACGCCTGCGCTCATTCCCTTCTATCCACCCCTGAAAGGGAGTTCGTGATGCCTCGTACGAGCACGACCATCGACAACAGCCACATCGTCATCGACACCGGCATGGCCCAGCCGGACGCGACGACCATCGTGGAACGCAAGGGCCTCGGCCATCCGGACACCCTGGCCGACCATCTCGCCGAGCGGTTGTCCCGCGCCTACAGCCGTTACACCGTTCAGCACTTCGGCGCCGTACTGCACCACAACTTCGACAAGCTCGCCCTCCTCGGGGGAGCCAGCGAAGTGCGGTACGGGGCCGGCCGGATGACATCGCCGGTGCGGGTCCTGGTCAATGGGAGGGCCGCGCCGTTGTGCGGCGGCGAGCCGATTCCGGTCGAGGACATCGTGGAGGCCGAGGTCCGGGCGTTCTTCGCCGAGCGACTGCCCGAGGTCTCGGCCCACCTCGACATCGTCTTCAACATCACCAGCAATTCGAGCCCGGGCGCTGTCCTCACCGGCGACGGGGTGCCCGACCGCACCCGCTGGTTCAACCCGCGCTCCGTCGAGGATCTCCGCGAGCGGCGGGTACGGCTCTCCAACGACACGTCCCTCGGCACCGGCTGGGCGCCGGAGAACCCGTTCGAGTCGTTCGTACGGGAACTGGTGGACCACTTCTCCGGGAAGAGCGAGTTCACGCTCGCCCACGCCTGGTGCGGCTCTGACGTCAAACTCATGGGCTACTGGGACGGAGCCCAGGCCGACATCGTGTTGTGCGTCCCCCAGAAGTCGCGTCACGTCGCCAGCCGAGCGGAGTACGTCCGCAACGCGGAGACCGTCCTCGCCGAGTGCCACCGCCTCGCCGGCCTCCGGCTGCCTGGAGCGGAGGCGCGCTTCCGGCTGAATGCTCGCGACGTTCCGGAGAAGGACGAGCTGTACCTCACCTACACCGGCAGTTCGATCGAGTCCGGTGACGAAGGCATTGTGGGGCGAGGAAACCGGGTCAACGGGCTGATCACACCCTTGAGGCCGATGAACCTTGAGGGCGCCAACGGCAAGAACCCCGTCTACCACGTCGGCAAGCTGTACAACGTCGCTGCGCAGCGACTCGCCAACCGGCTCCACGAGGCGACCGAGGGGCACGCCGAGGTTCACCTGGTGAGCACGACCGGGCAGCGACTCGACCAGCCCTGGCGCATCCTCGTCCGCCTGTCCTCTCCCCACGCCGAGGTGGACAAGGTGCAGGCCCTGGTCACCGAGGCTCTCGGCGAGTTCCCGGCCCTGACGGACGAGCTGGTCTCCGACGGGATCGTGCTGAGCTGATGGCGACGCGGACGCTCGGAAAGGTTCCCGCAGGGTGCCAGCAGCGGCTACTCGCGCACTACGGGCCGGAAGCCCAGGCGTGGCTGGACACAGCACCGGACCTGCTGGAACAGGCCGCCGAACGCTGGAAGTTGTCCCTCGGCGACTACCACGACGCCGGACACGCCTCGGTGATCGCGACAGCGACCGCCCTCGACGGGCGTCCGCTACTCCTCAAGGCATGGACCGACCCCACCCGGTATCGCCACGAAGTGAGTGCACTGCGGCTGTGGGCCGGCGGACCGACGGCGGACGTCATCGAGGCCGCTGACGACCTGGCGGTGGCCGCCCTGGAGCTGGTGGGAGGGCGCCCTGGTGGCGCCGAGCGGCCCGAGCGCGAGGTTCAGATGGTGGCGGCTGCCCTTCAGGGGCTGCACACCCTCGGCCAGCGCCGAAGGCGACCGAACAGCTTCCCGCTGCTCACCGACCACCTCGGCACGGAGATGCTGCCGCGGATCCGGCGACGGATGGAGACGCTCGACCTCGACGCATGGCATCTCCTCCTCGACGCCGCCCTCCCGGCGCTCGCAGGACTGCAGGAAGACCCAGGCAGGACGACTGTCCTGCACGCGGACTTGTATCGGGAGAACGTGCCATTCGACTGGCTGGGGCACCCTCGCCTACTCGATCCGCTGCCCATGCTGGGCGACGCGGCATTCGACTGGGCCTTCTGGACCGTCTACTACAACCTTGGGCACGGGACCGACGGGCGACTGGCCGCTGCCGCCCGGATCTCGCGGATCCCCATTCCCGTACTCGCGCCGTGGTGCAGAGCGCTGGCCCTCGACGGACTCCTCTACTACCTGGAGGCCGGGGACCCGAGAGCACCGCAGATGGCGGAAGTGCTCGCCGGCCTTTCCGCGTCGACCCCGAGGAAGGGCTCGTGACCACCTACGTCCTCCGCCACGGACAGGCGAACTACAGCAAGCGGTACCTGGTCAACGGCGACCCGTCCCAACCCATCCACCTGACCGAGGAGGGTCGACAATCGCTGAGCCTGGGCTGGTCCACCCTCCCCCTCCACACCGTGCGGACGTGGCTGACCAGCGAGTTCCCGCGTGCCCAGCAGACGGCTTCTCTGCTGATGGGCGTGCCGGCGGCGGAACTGGTCATCGACCCTCGCCTGAATGAACTCGACTACGGAGAGTTCGA
The sequence above is a segment of the Streptomyces asoensis genome. Coding sequences within it:
- a CDS encoding aminoglycoside phosphotransferase family protein, which encodes MRSTNSAEPWTEQGLGPFGPAALKPYSRTRFATDGSALLKIYVGIDPEGRRQREVATVERAAPLGIAVPAVLATGNDEAGSWTAFRVVDGTPCSVSTHSAIEEYIGHVAAVSRRLHRPVADATPGSGWEARRAGVVSSHQFLLDQFSPRCRSLPWWAVLSEALQPIDSHPVVRLHGDLKPEHLLIDGERLHVVDWEASACGPAVLDYTDVVFHLVRDLLYGGMPPARVPVDLLIRLPFGGPVLAWRLLLWLDRRRTQDIDLITAHDVYRLAAEEQVASAYRSLAQTVALLRAAGVPR
- a CDS encoding helix-turn-helix domain-containing protein produces the protein MTENLTIGERVAWYRRRRGLSQEVLAGLVGRTTDWLSKAENNRIELDRLSVITSLAEALDVSLGDLLAEPTLMEWSNDSGRRTVPALREALMDYKQLTPLLVPPPDDEPPALKDLRANVKEILDAYQASRYGFATRRLPLVLADALAASRGYSGRNREEAHALLALTYQGAAMVLGKVGESELAWIAADRGLAAAQHSGQSAVTGSLFRAVTHCLLATGRFAPAVQLVNDAAAVMQPGLDTANDEYLSVYGTLFLAGAMAAARAEDRATTQTFLREADEAAQRLGTDANHLWTAFGPTNVAIHCVATAGELGDIQIAADLGQRIDTSGLPVERRVRHNLEVARALSAWNRTDEALATLLDAEQAAPEQVRHHYLSRELVIGWIRGTRGRPSQPVADLARRLGVVGG
- the dcm gene encoding DNA (cytosine-5-)-methyltransferase encodes the protein MEKGKYGVPLERSDYLPLERHEESCSPEDFRKWLKTHGKGKRLAVDLFSGAGGLSYGVKQAGWTVAAAVDFDERALETHAANFPGMSLHMDLGNPDERDRLVELLKTADIDLIAGGPPCQPFSRAGRSKIRDLVTNHKRDPEDLRKELWRAYMDVVTRVRPRAILMENVPDMGLGDDFFVVRTIEQHLEDLGYATQVRLVDAWHYGVPQHRKRLILLARNDVERFDWQPKQDGFTNLREAIGDLPGLNPQPTERVGKREMPYRMPEAPSAFVEMMRKGAPEGLVWDHMTRRVRDDDWKIFSEHMDSKTLYSDIPEEFRRYSAENFTDKYKKLAWGERSRSITAHIAKDGYWYIHPDEPRTLTVREAARVQTFPDWFRFAGTRSDAFRQIGNAVPPLLGKAAAEALAPMEGVQAQLGGLQPHWRQVREELVAWARERRNGDDWCHLPGEQMSQLAAAVIALLSGAKPSAAQLDEILKDVRWRKTLTSKAFQNLLEAAPSEKVRTRLERLAPLVDDVAAWQENRRLEIPKRLALKPAEASLYRLLVGEDLLWVGQGALRVAARLNDSDADRTNRLSDGRVNLVRLVGAGGEDAPLRMAALRLISNTVCSAREPICSECPLSKHCKRKSDASDVSMTTKGNGESEVKKRGDGKQTSA
- a CDS encoding methionine adenosyltransferase, giving the protein MPRTSTTIDNSHIVIDTGMAQPDATTIVERKGLGHPDTLADHLAERLSRAYSRYTVQHFGAVLHHNFDKLALLGGASEVRYGAGRMTSPVRVLVNGRAAPLCGGEPIPVEDIVEAEVRAFFAERLPEVSAHLDIVFNITSNSSPGAVLTGDGVPDRTRWFNPRSVEDLRERRVRLSNDTSLGTGWAPENPFESFVRELVDHFSGKSEFTLAHAWCGSDVKLMGYWDGAQADIVLCVPQKSRHVASRAEYVRNAETVLAECHRLAGLRLPGAEARFRLNARDVPEKDELYLTYTGSSIESGDEGIVGRGNRVNGLITPLRPMNLEGANGKNPVYHVGKLYNVAAQRLANRLHEATEGHAEVHLVSTTGQRLDQPWRILVRLSSPHAEVDKVQALVTEALGEFPALTDELVSDGIVLS
- a CDS encoding sensor histidine kinase, producing MSTLGEELISNERVALTELVKNSYDADASLVLIRFNPPLEEGQGSIEVWDDGHGMSPDTVRGTWMEIATPHRHRNHRSESGGRRVLGAKGIGRFAAARLAHVTTITTRRVNEPEVTLRINWGNFTQGDAYLDEVPVTWSTASPSVFAVGGEAERNFAEVVRGFQTASAGASVGHGTVARLEKLRMPWGPDAVEALKRSLSRLLPPPPPAELSVPDQPEFAIYVDTPDGPLRHHAGFVAASETLAHPLYRLVGTVDAVGNAHLAVYASGDEPVEVVEENLRKDSDRPSCGPLKLDFRVWDLEKSALEPLFHIDTGSKNLTEVRKLIRDNSGVALYRDGFRVQPFGEPGYDWLGFDQRRVNNPTMRLSNNQVAGFVYISADENPGLQDRSHREGLIDSPEYEELKTVILQAISKLEIQRYKLRRPESAVKTTSQLLVSPPQAGGHGVFQSFNLDPLRQVATERYPNDVVLGRAIEEATATINEGVRKVQEIISQFSRLATLGTLVDVVLHDGRTALARIAFDLRRLRKITGKVEVHDTDLSGALGELHTDFTAQERALDRLFTRIEPLSGRQRGRPRELSLHQSISEAVSVLESEIAKHGVIVTIGGEDVTVTAEPGDIRTLVLNLVNNAVYWLSTTPSETEREILIETERAQEGEADVVDITVSDSGPGVREEIKDLIFDTYFSDKPDGIGLGLSIAGSVVKDFYDGDLWLVSPGALSGASFRARLRRRVG
- a CDS encoding NUDIX domain-containing protein, whose product is MSENEHEAKMAHPRMAAGALFFDDADRVLLVEPSYKDYRDIPGGYVEHGESPRQACVREVHEELGIKPHIGRLLVVDWAPNPGEGDKVLYLFDGGRLSADQRQQIALQADELRSYDFHHAEQLPELSIPRLVRRITAGIQARAHGITAYLEHGSAPETAQ